The region ATGAAAGCAATCTGCGGATTCAGCTTTCCTAATGCAAGCTTAACGAAATCTTCATCCTTAAAGGAAAAGGTTGCATCCGGCTTTCCACCTTCATATGGCCCTATATACAGACACAGACCCAAATAATCATACTTCATGGCTTTGTAGGAGAAACCCATAATTAAAATTAGTCAAGTTAAGTATATTCGTAGAAATCAATAATTCAAAGCAAAATTGTAACAGTTTCTGATTAGTCTGTAGCTACCTAGACAATGATCTACAATCTAAAAACAGATTGGAAGCATTTAATCATAAAAGATATAGCAGTGACCAGACAGCAGAAATTGAGATAATATAGGAGAAAACTTCAACTGACTGGTCTATCTTTCGGATCTGTGTTGAGTGCATCAAAACCCTATGATTACACACAGTTGGCCACTGCACGACGGTATAATCAAGATCGGAGGAGTCAACTGTGCTGATTGTCTGCAGGCTCAAATATTTATCTATAACAACCTATTCAAACCTGTCTGTTCTATCTTTCTAAATTGCAGTTGAGATTGTGATTGTGGTTAACTCATATCCTTCGTATCATGAGCAACCAATGCTGCTATAAATATAATGACAATACAGTTGCAGATACCCTAAAATTTTGACATTATGTTTCAATTATCCATAATAGAAATCAAAATTGAAAATTATGGTTACAGTTATCGATAATTGCAATAAAAAATGCAATTGCAAAAACTCTAAAATCTTGATATTATGGTTGCAATTATCCACAATTGCAGAAAAACCCTAAAATCATGACATTATTGTTGAAATTATCCACAATTGCAACTGCATATACTCTAAAACCTTGACATTATGGTTGCAATTATCAATAACTTCAATCAAAATTGCAATTGCAGAAAACCTAAAATCTTGACATTATAAGATATATGATTGTGAATACATAAAAAATCCTCTTCAGAAAGTTTATCATAAAATTGGATTGAATGAGTAAAATTGAAAGcaaacataaacataaaatccacaatttcaaacaaatgaattgaaaatgaaaaatgaaacTAACCTTTGGTAACCTCTCCTTTCTTGAGATCAACAGTATACACAACTTCATCAATTCCAATTTTCTACAAATTCACAACAACAAAAAAACAGAACACAATTTAGGAATTAGGTTAAaacgaaaataaaataagaatCTCAAAAAAAAAAGTACCTTAGGAGCAATTTGAAACTGATAAACAAGTCCAATTTTTTTGACGAGTTCTTTGCCAGCATCGGTGGCGAAATGTTGCTTCATCAAGTCGATAATAGCTTCAGATTTGAGGTTCGATGATTCAGCCATGGCTTCCGAATAAAACAAAATCTACCGAATTGGTTTTCGGTG is a window of Lathyrus oleraceus cultivar Zhongwan6 chromosome 6, CAAS_Psat_ZW6_1.0, whole genome shotgun sequence DNA encoding:
- the LOC127092420 gene encoding sterol carrier protein 2, producing MAESSNLKSEAIIDLMKQHFATDAGKELVKKIGLVYQFQIAPKKIGIDEVVYTVDLKKGEVTKGPYEGGKPDATFSFKDEDFVKLALGKLNPQIAFMRGAMKIKGSLSAAQKFTPDIFPKPSKL